A region from the Phycisphaerales bacterium genome encodes:
- a CDS encoding flagellin: MARINTNVQSLIAQRVLGQNNSGLNVALERLSTGLKINRGKDDPAGLIASENLLSEQKALNTAVDNSERADQVVNIAEGGLQEVSGLLSELQSLVTASGSSAGLSAEEKAANQLQIDSILQTIDRISSTTNFQGIKLLNGNFNFKTSSISSSVTDFRVNGAKFTGSSLAVTAQITQSAQQAGLFLSAGAAALDLGTGSTLVLEVAGSKGSRELSFTSGTSLTAVRDAINSFTDVTGVQATVSGTGIKLVSKDFGSAEFVSVKVVDDGGITGASSGIHTLTAGDFSTAVAGSQVEFAAATNAVRDQGQDIGATINGVKATSSGKTARINTDFLDVELTFGTTASQTLSSVSALTITGGGANFQLSSKVDIGGKVSLGIAEIAARKLGNSSLGFLDSLASGKSNNVVSGNLTDAQSVVAEAIKQVSSLRGRLGAFQKNVIGANIRSLNVSIENTAAAQSVIRDADFATETAALTRSQILVSSATNILALSNSQPQSALQLLG, from the coding sequence ATGGCTCGCATCAATACGAACGTCCAGTCCCTCATCGCTCAGCGCGTGCTGGGCCAGAACAACTCGGGCCTCAACGTCGCTCTCGAGCGCTTGAGCACGGGTCTCAAGATCAACCGCGGCAAGGATGATCCGGCCGGCCTGATCGCGAGCGAGAACCTGCTCAGCGAGCAGAAGGCGCTCAACACCGCGGTCGATAACTCCGAGCGCGCCGACCAGGTCGTGAACATCGCCGAGGGCGGCCTCCAGGAAGTCTCGGGCCTGCTCAGCGAGCTCCAGTCGCTCGTGACGGCGTCGGGCAGCTCCGCCGGTCTCTCCGCCGAGGAGAAGGCCGCGAATCAGTTGCAGATCGACTCGATCCTCCAGACGATCGACCGCATCTCGTCCACGACCAACTTCCAGGGGATCAAGCTCCTCAACGGCAACTTCAACTTCAAGACGAGCAGCATCTCGTCGAGCGTGACGGACTTCCGCGTCAACGGCGCGAAGTTCACGGGCTCGTCCCTCGCCGTGACCGCGCAGATCACGCAGTCGGCCCAGCAGGCCGGTCTGTTCCTCTCGGCCGGCGCCGCGGCGCTCGATCTCGGGACGGGCTCCACGCTCGTGCTCGAGGTCGCGGGCAGCAAGGGCAGCCGTGAGTTGTCGTTCACGTCGGGCACGTCGCTCACCGCGGTTCGTGACGCGATCAACTCGTTCACCGACGTGACGGGCGTGCAGGCGACCGTCTCGGGCACGGGCATCAAGCTCGTCAGCAAGGACTTCGGCTCGGCCGAGTTCGTCTCGGTGAAGGTTGTGGACGATGGCGGCATCACCGGCGCTTCGAGCGGTATCCACACGCTCACAGCAGGGGATTTCTCCACCGCGGTCGCCGGCAGCCAGGTCGAGTTCGCGGCGGCGACCAACGCCGTCCGCGATCAGGGCCAGGACATCGGCGCCACGATCAACGGCGTGAAGGCGACCTCCTCGGGCAAGACCGCACGCATCAACACCGACTTCCTCGATGTCGAACTCACCTTCGGCACGACCGCCTCGCAGACCCTCTCGAGCGTCAGCGCCCTCACCATCACCGGCGGCGGCGCAAACTTCCAGCTCTCCAGCAAGGTGGACATCGGTGGCAAGGTCTCGCTCGGCATCGCCGAGATCGCGGCCCGCAAGCTCGGCAACTCGAGCCTCGGCTTCCTCGATAGCCTCGCCTCTGGCAAGTCCAACAACGTGGTCAGCGGCAACCTCACCGACGCCCAGTCGGTCGTCGCCGAGGCCATCAAGCAGGTCTCCTCGCTCCGCGGGCGTCTGGGCGCGTTCCAGAAGAACGTCATCGGGGCCAACATCCGTTCGCTGAACGTCTCGATCGAGAACACAGCAGCGGCCCAGAGCGTCATCCGCGACGCCGACTTCGCCACCGAGACCGCGGCCCTCACCCGGTCGCAGATCCTCGTGTCTTCCGCGACCAACATCCTGGCGCTCTCGAACAGCCAGCCGCAGTCGGCCCTCCAGCTCCTCGGCTAA